aaattggaggaaaatagtttaaaaaaccAAATAGTTATCGAGCAAAAACCTCTATTACCTCAATTGTAGCCACCACGTACTCCGACAACAAAGCAATGAGAACAGTAACGCCTACCAACCAAGCCACTGTGCTCCATATTCCAATCGTTGGTGCTTCTTGCACAACGTCGTCGTTGTATACATCTAGTTCCTAATAAAGATCgtcattaacaaaaataaaataaaaatttgggtCATGTTTTAATgttgtataatttaaatttaatttaatcatacCTTATCTGGTTCAAAAAATCCACGGTGAGTCCATAGTTGAAAGATCAAGTAAGCTACGTAAGCCACCAACATTACTATACTACTTGCTCTAGACAATCGCAGTGCGTCAGCTACAACCACATCAGTAGACCCTCTGACATAAGGGAACAACATTGGAAGCAAATGACATAAAAGCGCCAACAACAACATGTGTGAGTTCACCTCAGCTTGTCTCTATAAGAAAAtgttacaaaattttataacgtacgattaaaatatatatcttcaACTAAGAAGCCAAGAACTAATCGCTTACTTGGTCATAGGTTTGTTGTCTTTTAAGGTTGACGATGCCACCAATGAAAAGCGAGGTTCCAAGAACGACCAGAAGGTTTGATAGAACCGATCCCAAAAGAGAGTACTTCACCAACTCGATTTTGTCCTTGCTAAGTGCAAATATTGCTATAATTAGCTCCGTCGCATTGCCACATGTCGCATTTAATAAGCCACCAactaagtataaaaatacatgATTATAGTTGATCGAACCatgtctaaaaaataataaataaataaataaataaataaaagggaagaaaattaCTTGTGGGGCCGGTGAAATATGAGATTTGTCTgcaaatatatgaataaagaatattaatttaagttaaatgattgaaaaataatattgaaaattccAGAAtgaaaacgacgtcgtttcagGCTTACTCCGTCAGAAAGCTCAGGCGTTCCGCAAGTGGAGCAAGCCCCAATAAGCTCAGAACGAAAACCCACGCCTGTAATTccattaaacatttttaagagattattatttttaattaatttattttatctaaaatttaaaaactatttctattttaattttaaaaattttgggttttatttttattttttttaaataaaattgaaatagtttTCACTTACTCTTCCGAAGCCAAGAGAGTCGGCCAACACAGCCAACGGAATCGCCggaaaaagaaaccaaatctTCGTTCCCAAAATGACCTCTTGAAGATTCACAAGCAACAGCCTAAGACAACCGAAACGAACCTTGGAAACGAGGGTCAAATCGGACTTTCTCCGCAGCGATGACGACGACATGTTGTGAGCCGTCCGACCGATCAGCGAACTCTTGACGGCGCCGTTTTGCAAGATCGGCGTTTCTTGTTCGAAATCCATGTGTCTGCTAAATCCAAAGACTCTGTGAAATGGAATTCTTCTAAAAAAGTTGAGAATATATCGCAAATGGAATGCgtttacatttcattttcctctacctctttttccaatatttaattatattattaaattttttaattttaatttctttttaaatatagaaattcAATCATCTGACCTCTAACCTCTAACCTCTAACCTCTAACCTCTAgggattattaaaaaaaatatttattttttatatgtattttataagttaattataaatttattatatgtattttataagttaattataaatttattagagacgaaaatttataatatagcATGATGTAGGTCTTGGGAAGGAAGTTTCTTGTAAGTTTCAATCTTTCAAACACCATTTATCGCTTATAAATGACaatattaaagtaaataaaaataaacaaatattaacgTTTTTAATGAGCAATCGTAgtctattttgaatatatatttgaacaaGTGTGAACAATTCTTAtacataaagaaaaagaaaaactatatttaaattaaaaaatatcaaatattattttaattttgaaatattaaaaatataatcaaattgGGTTGTCCCGACTTCAGACTATATAATCATGGCCTGTACAATATGACAGTAGCTATGACGTTTATAAAGatcaaatatgaaataaagcGTTTGATATAAcgtaaccaaaatttaaatttaggatTGGATTGAATCGAATTGTAAAGAGATATACGTCACCAAAACAATACCATaattgagttgaaaaaaaagGTATAAGTAGTGGGCACTATGATGAGATAGACCATAAGGCCATGGTCCATATGAATTTTAAAGTGGGCGCTGTGATTAAAGGGCCCATTTGAGCCCATCCATAATCGATTAACCACTCATGTTAGAAACAATTTgcctattttatttattttttagtttgtttgatAATTATGAGTTGACTAATTGATTCTTAATTTGACTATGTTTGACgcaattatacaaaattttataaaaaatgattaaataattaaataattaaataaacgaaacaattagaaataaataaatattattcttctaaaaatttatgtattaatcaatttaaatttattaaaataaaattgaaaaagaaaaaagaaaaaggttaaGAAGACGAAAATGACCCCAACGAACCACCGATTTCCACGTATCGAGTTCTTGGTGCGCAAAACGAGGGCTTCTTCAGACATTAAAATGCGTGGCTTTAACGGGCATTGGTGATTATGGAACGCACGTCCA
This portion of the Cucurbita pepo subsp. pepo cultivar mu-cu-16 chromosome LG08, ASM280686v2, whole genome shotgun sequence genome encodes:
- the LOC111799971 gene encoding vacuolar cation/proton exchanger 3-like; the protein is MDFEQETPILQNGAVKSSLIGRTAHNMSSSSLRRKSDLTLVSKVRFGCLRLLLVNLQEVILGTKIWFLFPAIPLAVLADSLGFGRAWVFVLSLLGLAPLAERLSFLTEQISYFTGPTIGGLLNATCGNATELIIAIFALSKDKIELVKYSLLGSVLSNLLVVLGTSLFIGGIVNLKRQQTYDQRQAEVNSHMLLLALLCHLLPMLFPYVRGSTDVVVADALRLSRASSIVMLVAYVAYLIFQLWTHRGFFEPDKELDVYNDDVVQEAPTIGIWSTVAWLVGVTVLIALLSEYVVATIEDASKSWGLSVTFLSMILLPLVGNAAEHAGALIFAYKNKLDITLGVALGSATQIAMFVVPLCVIVGWIMGINMDLNFNVLETSSLALSIMASSSILQDGNSHYMKGLILILFYIIIAICFFFTNDEVTIVHSQLSRVQLN